One genomic segment of Bradyrhizobium diazoefficiens includes these proteins:
- a CDS encoding MurR/RpiR family transcriptional regulator: protein MAEPAKSSPLSELRIALPSLPLRLQEVGRFVAANDYDATTRSMRDLAAEAGADPAAFTRLAKAIGYSGWDELRAALTEARRPSQTSPFSGRARSRRHGPNADIALVIDKLAAEAAGLSRIQAQPIAQAARALHDAKRIWIAGYRSCRSVAELLNYELRLFRPEQVQLVGASGPDDLDLGAFRPGEAVIVIGFLPYTHASVRVAQAAYRAGATLIAIADSLAAPMAEGADHVLLYEAASSPGFFPSLTGAIAIAQSLAAVTFSLGGVAAKKRLEHTEARLAAASTYVSEKG from the coding sequence ATGGCCGAGCCCGCGAAATCCTCGCCGCTGAGCGAACTGCGCATCGCATTGCCATCGCTCCCCCTGCGCTTGCAGGAGGTCGGCCGCTTCGTCGCCGCCAATGACTACGACGCCACCACCCGTTCGATGCGCGATCTCGCGGCGGAAGCCGGCGCCGATCCCGCCGCTTTCACCCGGCTTGCCAAGGCGATCGGCTATTCCGGCTGGGACGAGTTGCGCGCGGCGCTGACGGAAGCGCGGCGGCCGTCGCAGACCTCGCCCTTCTCCGGCCGCGCCAGGAGCCGCCGCCACGGCCCCAATGCTGACATCGCCCTCGTCATCGACAAGCTCGCGGCCGAGGCCGCCGGTCTTTCGCGGATCCAGGCCCAGCCGATCGCGCAGGCGGCCCGGGCGCTCCACGACGCCAAGCGAATCTGGATCGCCGGCTATCGCAGCTGCCGCAGCGTCGCGGAGCTCTTGAACTACGAGCTCAGACTGTTCCGCCCTGAACAGGTGCAGCTTGTCGGCGCATCCGGCCCTGACGATCTCGACCTCGGCGCCTTTCGTCCCGGCGAAGCCGTGATCGTCATCGGCTTCCTGCCCTACACCCATGCGAGCGTTCGCGTCGCACAGGCCGCCTATCGCGCCGGCGCGACGCTGATCGCCATCGCCGACAGCCTCGCAGCCCCCATGGCCGAAGGCGCCGACCACGTGCTGCTGTATGAGGCGGCCTCCTCCCCCGGCTTCTTTCCCAGTCTCACCGGCGCCATCGCGATCGCGCAGTCGCTCGCCGCGGTGACGTTCTCGCTCGGCGGCGTGGCCGCGAAGAAGCGCCTGGAACATACCGAGGCGCGGCTCGCCGCGGCCTCGACCTACGTCTCAGAGAAAGGTTGA
- a CDS encoding aspartate aminotransferase family protein → MAARTSRVLHRSLRETPPKAIGGEGVYLFAEDGRWMIDASGGAAVSCLGHQHPRVIAAIAKQASTLAYAHTAFFSSEPAEALAERLVGHEPGGLAYAYFVSGGSEAIEASIKLARQYFIERGEPQRQHFIARRQSYHGNTLGALAAGGNAWRRAPYAPLLSAAFSHVTPAFAYHEKHEGESDAQFVARLAAELEAEFQRLGPDTIAAFLAEPVVGATAGAVTAPDGYFKAVREICDRHGALLILDEVMSGMGRTGTTHAWEQEGIAPDIQAIAKGLGGGYQPIGAMLASREIIDTIRAGSGAFQHGHTYLAHPLACAAALAVQNVIREDRLLDRVKERGRQLEQRLTERFGNHRHVGDIRGRGLFWAIELVADRASRTSFDPALKLNQKIKAEAFAGGLGCYPGGGTADGVRGDHVLLAPPYIASAEEIDQIVDKLGTAVDNVLRSVNH, encoded by the coding sequence ATGGCCGCTCGCACCAGCCGCGTGCTGCACCGCTCGCTCCGCGAAACGCCGCCGAAGGCGATCGGCGGCGAAGGCGTCTATCTCTTCGCCGAGGACGGGCGGTGGATGATCGATGCCTCCGGCGGCGCGGCGGTCTCCTGCCTCGGACACCAGCATCCGCGCGTGATCGCGGCGATCGCGAAGCAGGCTTCGACGCTGGCCTATGCACACACGGCGTTCTTCTCATCCGAGCCGGCCGAGGCGCTGGCCGAGCGGCTGGTCGGGCACGAGCCCGGAGGCCTCGCCTACGCCTATTTCGTCAGCGGCGGGTCGGAGGCGATCGAAGCCAGCATCAAGCTGGCGCGGCAATATTTCATCGAGCGCGGCGAGCCACAGCGGCAGCATTTCATCGCGCGGCGGCAGAGCTACCACGGCAACACGCTGGGCGCGTTGGCCGCCGGCGGCAATGCCTGGCGGCGCGCGCCGTATGCGCCGCTGCTCTCGGCTGCGTTCAGTCACGTGACGCCGGCTTTCGCCTATCATGAGAAGCACGAGGGTGAATCCGATGCGCAATTCGTGGCGCGGCTGGCCGCCGAGCTCGAGGCCGAGTTTCAGCGGCTCGGTCCCGATACCATCGCAGCGTTCCTTGCCGAACCGGTCGTCGGCGCCACTGCCGGTGCCGTGACCGCGCCGGACGGCTACTTCAAGGCGGTGCGCGAGATCTGCGACCGGCATGGCGCGCTGCTCATCCTCGACGAGGTCATGAGCGGCATGGGCCGCACCGGCACCACCCATGCCTGGGAGCAGGAAGGCATTGCGCCCGACATCCAGGCGATCGCAAAGGGGCTCGGCGGCGGCTACCAGCCGATCGGCGCGATGCTCGCGAGCAGAGAGATCATCGACACCATCCGTGCAGGCTCCGGTGCGTTCCAGCACGGCCATACTTATCTGGCGCATCCCCTCGCCTGCGCGGCCGCGCTTGCGGTGCAGAATGTGATCCGCGAGGACCGCCTGCTCGACCGCGTCAAGGAACGCGGCAGGCAGCTCGAGCAGCGGCTGACCGAGCGCTTCGGCAATCACCGCCATGTCGGCGACATCAGGGGACGCGGCCTGTTCTGGGCGATCGAGCTCGTCGCCGATCGCGCCAGCCGCACCTCGTTCGATCCGGCGCTGAAGCTGAACCAGAAGATCAAGGCGGAAGCGTTCGCTGGGGGGCTCGGCTGCTATCCCGGCGGCGGCACCGCGGACGGCGTCCG